In a single window of the Pseudochaenichthys georgianus chromosome 16, fPseGeo1.2, whole genome shotgun sequence genome:
- the LOC139432861 gene encoding histone-lysine N-methyltransferase ASH1L-like, with amino-acid sequence MDQRVKGGTPPTTNSTVDPTSASEDSEVSEKRRWDEGDADVGQKEEEKRGSGKKREGDKGAVLELLIEGRCGSTGQQQLQISGRETSCPEGNVRLRIGLQAKRTKKPPKILESYVCKPTIRTYQRQARGGLLKGDGEGGQQNKNSSTPVEATRDQRSALDAVQTTFKQNASAASSPLASSSSSSSSSSSSLSPQPASTTASKATSVPAIISQGTKSAKQVPVKLADKTEVNSNGSSERVKKDKLPNTNGQTVNAGQKPCSPTIDQTVSSTPSTAGIQVPSAPETRNEGKTSKIHNGLVQTTKQKGLSNGKSSAGILGTSTSSKSKVGKQSSSSSVPSMDSSAKPPVSISTNKELSLSNKSRPDSPSSSSATPKPQSSPSVDISSAQSKDQDPPLEKKRDKERKAKKEKRKDKKSKRDKLEAETAKSEIRKDEGKKKKKEKGKDKGKSRHSKEKDERHKTEDILRDELNIEKGKAEKKRDRLSPDRQQTEDNTFGESVDSGILDKTCKIVNPGRPDEREKTDDGCKPVKQAEPATGDTSKSKEQDVSRHSNVPPSHPSSSAPPSLPTPSVRAPVSPPRSPQEQDSRPLKKRKARRPSWTKLVQRAQRAENQEAPSDSQRNPLHSFPQNPKSPLPAKATVQQTDDSRPSPSSSLTSSCPPLSSATKPSSPKHCHPTSDHSHHASRCQITPARKRGRPKTPSSSLDEPPPKRSPNAVPTDVPLLGCDAVQKAPVLEPSPKLQCAAQSKSSPKKRGRPPKQPLPVDQSGDALNRRNNTFHPSEQGNRQLKIRRLINEMKKRKKKRLHKVMLSGYVGKEGRAGQAANGETSLGICKSIEATTVNTLSALSSSFGSKLGPQINVSKRGTIYMGKRRGRKPKAQTSYLNSKNATQSSLFTTSSESSLFSSNQPQPPSSHPFPSPSLTHSSGAQSPYSEGSLTEPTSSLLFPHSFSLSSPSSSCTSPRPPSSSSLSPFVKKSCPCQGRHHFPFHQSSCKLSCPTLALHHAPGSPSHLKEATPSPRSESHSEETLPSDSGIGTDNNSVSERAEKRGVRGMFRLGQGSGVILGGQKHLSSLVDRPSPVSSPLSLMPRHTSPISNSSTLERHRDKHRHRRRDYDCSSAYSCLCPCPGHNKCTHSDFYPCLGHNALKRQKNKHKKKHQQLHMQDPEFMAELEDLIGQFSEVHIGRRSWARTGLGQGFDGSGNAPGGRRHHSPSNSLRSNIFRINLNGFYSPHTSSYAGNPSFSPQPFYPCQPLHCNRKQDRRQCGCPSKFQDTIDNMGFYSGYPPATTLYHHLPSSYQLPSPHQYSPHQSHHAHFLLNPARFHRRRSRLLREGALGGEAEGDMGGGSGGGPHLSSGFTSSLSCGCGEERTQTQT; translated from the exons ATGGACCAGAGAGTGAAGGGGGGAACCCCTCCAACCACAAACTCCACTGTGGACCCCACCTCTGCATCTGAAGACTCTGAAGTTTCAGAGAAAAGGCGATGGGATGAGGGTGATGCAGATGTTGGgcagaaggaggaggagaagagaggatCAGGGAAAAAGAGAGAAGGGGACAAGGGGGCAGTGCTGGAGCTGCTGATCGAGGGCCGCTGTGGAAGCACAGGGCAACAACAGCTTCAGATCTCTGGCAGAGAGACCAGCTGCCCCGAGGGAAATGTACGACTCCGTATTGGGCTCCAGGCCAAACGCACCAAGAAACCGCCGAAGATCTTGGAAAGCTACGTCTGCAAGCCCACCATAAGGACCTATCAGAGGCAAGCCAGGGGGGGACTGCTAAAGGGAGATGGAGAAGGGGGACAGCAAAACAAAAACAGCTCTACTCCAGTCGAGGCAACCAGAGATCAACGCTCAGCCTTGGATGCTGTCCAGACCACGTTCAAACAAAATGCATCTGCTGCTTCATCACCActtgcatcatcatcatcatcatcatcatcatcatcatcatcattatcaCCACAGCCAGCGTCTACCACAGCTTCCAAGGCAACCTCGGTCCCTGCCATAATCAGCCAAGGAACCAAGTCTGCCAAACAG GTTCCTGTCAAACTGGCTGATAAGACAGAGGTGAACTCAAATGGTTCATCTGAGAGAGTGAAGAAAGACAAGCTTCCTAATACCAACGGGCAGACTGTCAATGCGGGACAGAAACCCTGCTCGCCTACAATAGACCAGACAGTTTCCTCCACTCCTTCCACCGCAGGCATCCAAGTCCCGTCTGCACCAGAAACCAGGAATGAAGGAAAGACCTCCAAGATACATAATGGTTTGGTTCAGACAACAAAACAGAAGGGACTATCTAACGGGAAAAGCTCTGCTGGCATCCTTGGCACTTCCACCTCATCAAAAAGCAAAGTTGGAAAACAGAGCAGTTCTTCCTCTGTTCCCTCCATGGACTCTTCGGCAAAACCTCCAGTCTCTATCAGCACCAATAAAGAACTCAGCCTGTCCAACAAGAGTAGGCCAGACtctccttcctcctcttcaGCCACCCCTAAACCACAGTCCTCCCCCTCTGTGGATATCTCCTCTGCCCAATCCAAAGATCAGGACCCCCCTctagagaaaaagagagacaaagagaggaAAGCAAAGAAAGAGAAACGGAAAGACAAGAAATCTAAACGAGATAAATTGGAGGCTGAAACCGCAAAGAGTGAGATCAGAAAAGATGAaggcaagaagaagaaaaaggagAAAGGGAAGGATAAAGGGAAATCAAGGCACAGTAAAGAAAAGGATGAAAGACATAAGACTGAAGATATTTTGAGGGATGAGTTAAACATTGAAAAAGGAAAGGCTGAGAAAAAAAGGGATAGGCTTAGCccagacagacaacaaacagaagataatacatttggagAATCAGTTGATAGTGGTATACTAGATAAAACATGTAAAATAGTCAATCCAGGCAGACCAGATGAGAGAGAAAAGACGGATGACGGTTGCAAGCCAGTTAAGCAAGCAGAGCCAGCAACAGGTGACACCAGTAAATCAAAAGAACAAGATGTCTCAAGACATTCAAATGTGCCTCCAAGCCACCCCTCTTCTTCTGCTCCGCCCTCTTTACCCACTCCCTCTGTCCGTGCCCCTGTTTCTCCCCCTCGCTCCCCCCAAGAACAGGACAGCCGTCCGCTCAAAAAACGTAAAGCCAGGCGGCCCAGCTGGACCAAGCTTGTGCAACGGGCTCAGAGAGCAGAAAATCAGGAAGCCCCGTCAGATTCCCAACGTAATCCTCTACACAGCTTTCCCCAAAACCCCAAGTCCCCCCTTCCTGCCAAGGCCACCGTTCAGCAGACTGATGACTCCCGACCATCTCCGTCTAGCTCTTTAACAAGCAGCTGCCCCCCACTCTCTTCTGCTACCAAACCCTCATCCCCAAAGCACTGTCACCCCACATCAGACCATAGCCACCATGCTTCCAGATGCCAAATAACCCCTGCCCGAAAAAGAGGCCGCCCTAAAACCCCGAGCTCTAGCTTAGATGAACCTCCCCCTAAACGTTCACCCAATGCTGTCCCTACTGATGTGCCTCTTCTGGGGTGTGACGCAGTTCAGAAAGCCCCTGTGCTAGAGCCAAGTCCCAAACTGCAGTGTGCCGCTCAGTCTAAATCCAGCCCCAAGAAGCGTGGCCGTCCTCCCAAACAACCACTCCCAGTGGACCAGAGCGGAGATGCACTGAATCGCAGGAACAACACTTTTCATCCTTCTGAACAGGGGAACAGGCAGCTTAAGATCAGGAGGCTGATTAATGAGATgaagaaaagaaagaagaagaggcTTCACAAGGTAATGCTTTCTGGGTATGTGGGAAAGGAGGGAAGGGCAGGCCAGGCAGCAAATGGCGAGACGTCTCTGGGAATTTGTAAATCGATAGAGGCTACAACAGTGAACACACTCTCAGCCCTGTCATCCTCCTTTGGGAGCAAGCTGGGCCCTCAGATCAATGTGAGCAAGAGAGGGACCATCTACATGGGCAAGAGGCGGGGACGCAAGCCGAAGGCCCAAACATCTTACCTTAATTCCAAGAACGCCACTCAATCATCCCTGTTTACCACTTCCTCTGAATCAAGTCTCTTCTCCTCTAACCAACCCCAGCCCCCTTCCTCTCATCCATTTCCCTCCCCATCTCTCACACACTCCAGTGGGGCCCAAAGCCCTTATAGTGAAGGAAGCCTCACAGAACCAACATCCTCCCTACTTTTTCCTCACTCCTTCTCCCTTTCTTCCCCATCGTCCTCCTGTACCTCCCCACGCcctccctcctcctcatccCTCTCTCCCTTTGTGAAGAAGAGTTGTCCATGTCAGGGAAGGCATCACTTCCCCTTTCACCAGTCGTCATGTAAGCTCTCCTGTCCCACCCTCGCTCTGCACCACGCACCTGGCTCTCCCAGCCACCTAAAAGAGGCCACCCCCTCCCCCAGGAGTGAGTCGCACAGTGAGGAGACGCTGCCCAGCGACAGTGGGATAGGAACAGATAACAACAGTGTTTCTGAGCGAGCAGAGAAGAGGGGAGTTCGAGGCATGTTCAGGTTGGGCCAGGGGTCAGGAGTTATTCTTGGGGGACAAAAGCACCTCTCCTCTCTTGTGGATCGCCCCTCTCCTGTCtcttcccccctctctctcatgCCAAGACACACAAGCCCCATCAGCAACTCCTCTACTCTGGAGCGGCACAGAGACAAACACAGGCACAGACGGAGGGATTACGACTGTTCCTCGGCCTATAGTTGCTTGTGCCCCTGCCCAGGACACAACAAGTGCACTCATTCTGACTTTTACCCTTGCCTTGGGCACAATGCACTGAAGAGACAGAAAAATAAACATAAGAAGAAGCACCAGCAGCTGCACATGCAGGATCCAGAGTTCATGGCCGAGTTAGAAGATCTGATCGGTCAGTTCAGCGAGGTCCATATCGGGCGGCGTAGTTGGGCGCGGACGGGCCTGGGACAGGGCTTTGACGGGAGTGGTAATGCTCCTGGAGGACGGCGTCACCACTCCCCCTCAAATTCTCTCCGCTCCAACATCTTCAGGATAAATCTGAATGGCTTTTACTCGCCTCACACTTCATCTTACGCTGGTAATCCTTCCTTTTCACCCCAGCCTTTCTACCCCTGCCAGCCTCTGCATTGCAACAGGAAGCAAGACCGCAGGCAATGTGGTTGCCCTTCAAAGTTCCAGGACACCATCGATAATATGGGCTTTTATAGCGGCTATCCCCCAGCCACAACACTCTACCACCACCTCCCCAGCTCTTATCAGCTTCCCTCTCCACACCAGTATTCCCCCCATCAGTCCCATCATGCCCACTTCCTCCTCAACCCTGCCAGGTTCCACAGGCGGAGGAGCAGGTTGCTGAGGGAAGGAGCTTTAGGAGGAGAGGCTGAGGGAGATATGGGGGGAGGCAGTGGAGGAGGCCCACACCTCAGCTCAGGGTTCACCTCCAGTCTCTCCTGTGGCTGTGGGGAGGAgcgaacacaaacacaaacataa
- the dap3 gene encoding small ribosomal subunit protein mS29, with protein MALQRLSFRLRQTVTHVRSLHTSGCGQQQAAEAVESEPEPLSVFRTRENDPACHSEQHMGQYYTLPSTHIRTLFPHGLPGRYQQQLKTFNEACMMVRKPSLEVISYLKKTDFSKPSLRYLFYGLNGTGKTMSLCHTVHYCYTQGWLVLHVPDAHIWMKNCKELMPSSYNDTRFDQPLQASEWLRNFRITNEPFLSKIKTKQRYVWTKRESTEEGSLLGQLVDQGISRVKSSSDVVGAVLKELRLQSGQPESDFRLAVAVDGVNGLWGRSTIKKKDKSPVESDELTLVYNLKKLLTKDWTGGAIITTLSQTGSLYTSKFDYLPQELLGERGFDSMDPFLPVSVPNYSEKEFESCYLYWMDRQWLQHPQSRTEEGKKEIIFLCNRNPSMMDRICASL; from the exons ATGGCTCTTCAAAGACTGTCCTTCAGACTACGGCAAACG GTAACACATGTTCGGTCTCTTCACACCAGTGGCTGTGGGCAGCAGCAGGCGGCTGAGGCTGTAGAGTCAGAACCTGAGCCGCTCTCAGTATTCAGAACACGAGAGAATGATCCG GCATGTCATTCAGAGCAGCATATGGGACAGTATTACACACTGCCCTCCACACACATCCGCACCCTGTTCCCTCACGGTCTCCCAGGGCGCTATCAACAACAG CTAAAGACGTTCAATGAAGCCTGTATGATGGTGAGGAAGCCTTCTCTCGAGGTCATCTCTTACCTGAAGAAAACAGACTTCAGCAAACCTTCGCTgcgatatttatttt ATGGGTTGAATGGCACTGGGAAGACAATGTCTCTCTGTCACACAGTCCACTACTGCTACACACAGGGATGGCTGGTGCTGCATGTTCCTGATG CTCACATCTGGATGAAGAACTGTAAGGAACTGATGCCTTCATCCTATAACGACACTCGCTTTGATCAGCCTTTACAGGCCTCTGAGTGGTTACGCAACTTCAGAATCACAAACGAGCCCTTCCTCTCAAAG ATAAAGACAAAGCAGCGCTATGTGTGGACAAAGAGAGAGTCTACTGAGGAGGGGAGTTTACTAGGACAGCTGGTGGATCAG GGTATATCTCGTGTGAAGAGCAGCAGCGACGTGGTGGGGGCGGTGTTGAAGGAGCTGAGGCTGCAGAGCGGGCAGCCGGAGTCAGACTTCCGCTTGGCCGTGGCTGTGGACGGTGTCAACGGCCTGTGGGGAAGATCCACCATCAAGAAGAAGGATAAGAGTCCA GTGGAATCAGACGAGCTGACTTTGGTTTACAACCTGAAGAAGCTGCTGACAAAGGACTGG ACTGGAGGCGCCATCATCACCACTCTGTCTCAGACGGGGTCTCTCTACACTTCGAAATTTGACTACTTGCCTCAAGAGCTGCTGGGAGAG AGAGGGTTTGACAGCATGGACCCGTTCCTCCCGGTGTCGGTGCCCAACTACAGCGAGAAGGAGTTTGAGAGCTGTTACCTCTACTGGATGGACCGCCAGTGGCTGCAGCATCCACAGA GTCGAACAGaggaaggaaagaaagaaaTCATCTTTCTGTGCAACAGAAATCCATCAATGATGGACAGAATTTGTGCCTCCCTATAA
- the gba1 gene encoding lysosomal acid glucosylceramidase, with the protein MALSSSVLLVLVFLTTEVTLSTGSNECVARNFGHGSVVCECNSTHCDSVGSVTLHPLGQFSSYLSSRAGSRLEAGGGAVQGNSTGEGLRLTIVPYQKYQKIRGFGGAMTDAAAINILSLSAGAQDQLLRQYFSPEGIGYSVVRVPMASCDFSTRLYTYADTPGDYNLDNFTLAPEDIKMKIPLLQRAQALSPVPLSLLASAWSAPAWMKTNGALIGKGSLKGQPGGKEHKSWAQYYIRFLEEYAKYNLTFWALTTGNEPSAGHITNYSFQALGFTPEEQRDWVALDLGPALHTSSHPHTHVLILDDNRLLLPHWAKVVLSDIHAGKYIHGVAVHWYLDSLVPAEISLGVTHHLFPDYYLFGTEACSGFSPLDRGVKLGDWDRAEHYAWDIIEDLNHYVVGWTDWNLALDQTGGPNWVKNFVDSPVIVDAKRDVFYKQPHFYSIAHFSKFLLEGSQRVGVLANQHTDLEYTAFIRPDGSVVLIVLNRSSTVIQFEVWDPAVGYISSTVPDHSLLTLAWNTQ; encoded by the exons ATGGCGTTGTCTTCATCAGTACTTTTGGTTCTTGTTTTCCTCACAACTGAAGTGACCCTCTCTACAG GAAGCAATGAATGTGTTGCCAGAAACTTTGGCCATGGCTCTGTGGTGTGTGAGTGTAATTCCACCCACTGTGACAGTGTGGGGTCTGTCACCCTGCATCCTCTGGGACAGTTCTCCTCCTACCTGAGCAGCAGGGCCGGCAGCAGACTGGAGGCAGGCGGGGGGGCGGTCCAGGGGAACAGCACCGGGGAAG GTCTCAGGTTGACCATCGTTCCCTACCAGAAGTACCAGAAGATCAGGGGGTTCGGAGGAGCCATGACGGACGCAGCAGCCATTAACATCCTGTCTCTCTCTGCCGGGGCACAGGACCAGCTGCTGCGCCAGTACTTCTCCCCTGAAG GTATTGGTTACAGCGTGGTGCGTGTCCCCATGGCCAGCTGTGACTTCTCCACCCGTCTGTACACGTATGCCGACACACCTGGAGACTACAACCTAGACAACTTCACGCTGGCCCCCGAGGACATCAAAATGAAG ATCCCTCTCCTGCAGCGCGCTCAGGCCTTGTCTCCTGTCCCTCTGTCTCTGCTGGCCAGTGCCTGGAGCGCCCCCGCCTGGATGAAAACTAACGGGGCCCTCATAGGAAAAGGCTCTCTGAAGGGCCAGCCTGGGGGCAAGGAGCACAAATCCTGGGCCCAGTACTATATCAG GTTCCTGGAGGAATATGCTAAATATAACTTGACCTTCTGGGCTTTGACCACAGGGAATGAGCCCTCTGCAGGACACATAACAAACTACAG TTTCCAGGCTCTTGGCTTCACTCCTGAGGAGCAGAGGGACTGGGTGGCTCTGGACCTGGGCCCTGCCCTGCACACCTcctcacacccacacacacacgtcctcaTCCTGGATGACAACCGCCTGCTGCTGCCTCACTGGGCTAAAGTG GTCCTAAGTGACATTCACGCAGGAAAGTACATTCACGGCGTTGCGGTCCACTGGTACCTGGACAGCCTGGTCCCAGCAGAGATCAGCCTGGGAGTCACACACCATCTCTTCCCAGATTATTACCTGTTTGGCACCGAGGCCTGCTCTGGTTTCAGCCCACTAGACAGAGGGGTGAAGCTGGGTGACTGGGACAGGGCTGAACACTACGCATGGGACATTATAGAG GACTTAAATCATTATGTGGTGGGTTGGACTGACTGGAACCTGGCGTTGGATCAGACTGGTGGGCCAAACTGGGTTAAAAACTTTGTGGACAGCCCTGTTATAGTGGACGCAAAGCGGGATGTGTTCTACAAGCAGCCACACTTCTACAGCATCGCCCACTTCAG TAAGTTCCTGTTGGAGGGGTCGCAGAGAGTGGGTGTGTTGGccaatcagcacacagatcTGGAATACACTGCCTTCATCAGACCAGACGGCTCAGTGGTGCTCATCGTTCTCAACAG GTCATCGACCGTGATCCAGTTTGAAGTCTGGGATCCCGCTGTGGGTTACATCTCCTCCACAGTACCGGACCATTCATTGCTCACTCTTGCCTGGAATACACAATAA
- the rnf115a gene encoding E3 ubiquitin-protein ligase RNF115, which yields MAEAAAVPPHRFFCHCCKGEVNPKLPEYICPRCDSGFIEEVTEDSSLLEGGANGIDDAATQFAELWHLLLLERPFTIDADTPDSEPRLPGGRLGGLSDLGGLGGGPIGGSVPAGLGGPMGSLLGAGDHWGPGRPPRLHSQRRYRSRGSSRPDRSPAVEGIVQQFLAGLFANSGVPGSPPLSWTGMLHSNPGDYAWGQGGLDAVITQLLGQLENTGPPPAEKEKISSLPTVNISQEQADCCMECPVCKEDFAVGEPVRQLPCNHFFHSDCIVPWLEMHDTCPVCRKSLNGEDSSSQPPSESPTLSMDPRTQERWSF from the exons ATGGCGGAGGCTGCGGCTGTTCCACCGCATCGGTTTTTCTGTCACTGTTGTAAGGGAGAAGTGAACCCCAAACTCCCG GAGTATATCTGTCCGAGATGTGACTCAGGGTTTATAGAGGAAGTAACAGAAGACTCAAG TCTCCTAGAGGGTGGCGCTAACGGGATAGATGACGCAGCCACACAATTTGCAGAG CTATGGCACCTGTTGTTACTGGAGCGGCCATTTACAATAGACGCTGACACACCGGACTCAGAACCCCGGCTCCCTGGAGGGCGTTTGGGGGGTCTGAGTGACCTGGGGGGGTTGGGAGGGGGACCAATCGGGGGGTCAGTCCCAGCAGGCCTTGGGGGACCTATGGGGAGTCTACTAGGGGCCGGGGATCACTGGGGACCGGGACGCCCGCCTCGCCTACACAGCCAGAGGAGATACCGCTCCAGAGGCAGCAGCAGACCAGACcgctctcctgctgtggaggg GATTGTACAACAGTTTCTCGCCGGTCTCTTTGCCAACTCTGGAGTCCCCGGCTCACCTCCCCTCTCTTG GACGGGGATGCTGCACTCTAACCCAGGGGATTACGCCTGGGGACAGGGAGGCTTAGACGCTGTGATAACACAG TTACTCGGTCAGTTGGAGAACACGGGACCTCCTCCAGCAGAGAAAGAGAAGATCTCTTCTCTCCCAACAGTCAATATCTCTCAGGAACAAGCAG ACTGCTGTATGGAATGTCCGGTGTGCAAAGAGGACTTCGCAGTGGGAGAGCCAGTCAGACAGCTACCCTGTAACCACTTCTTTCATTCAGACTGTATAGTACCGTGGCTGGAAATG CATGACACATGTCCAGTGTGTAGGAAGAGTTTGAACGGAGAAGACAGCAGCAGCCAGCCCCCATCAGAGTCCCCCACCCTGTCCATGGACCCCCGCACACAGGAGAGATGGTCCTTCTGA
- the polr3c gene encoding DNA-directed RNA polymerase III subunit RPC3 gives MTAQEVRLCGLLLQEHFGEMVEKVGTHLLKSGAQNLRMILHETGISLDLLKKSLCVLVQHGACVFSSGRKGPGSPTEYRTSCDRILRILRYPRYIYTAKTLYGDTGELIIEELLQRGHMTMSSTVKTVADRLTQNMEDGRSMDYNDVSNSFSNLVETHFLQRCPPPPRAGPKESATPAPPPVPGTPTPPISTTLPTAESFPDCYKVPHVTLIGRGKRPLSSEDVDDQRNAKKAKMDSETHGDEGICWQVNFERFHLHFRDQAIISAVANKLDQTSSEIVRTMLRMSEVTTSPSATCTKPLSANEIFRSLPTNYNIARPILDQYLTLLVDDPMEFVGKAGESGGGMYVVNMHRALANLARATLESVVQERFGSRSARIFRLLLRKRHLEQKQVEDFAMIPAKEAKDMLYSLLSQNLVQLQEVPKTPDYAPSRTFYLYTVNQLPTARMLLQNCYKTVANLIERRLYESKESKRLLEKSQRIEAILASLQASGAEPEQLTEVEEMITAPEKQQLDALRLHINKLDSAENQVDETIFLIESYVNSTTTTS, from the exons ATGACTGCCCAGGAGGTGCGCCTGTGTGGTCTCCTGCTGCAGGAGCACTTTGGAGAAATGGTGGAGAAAGTGGGAACACATCTGCTAAAAAGTGGAGCACAGAATTTGAGAATGATCCTTCATGAGACCGGCATCTCATTGGACCTG CTGAAGAAGTCCCTGTGTGTGCTGGTGCAGCACGGAGCCTGTGTGTTCAGCTCAGGCCGTAAAGGGCCTGGGAGCCCTACTGAGTATCGGACCAGCTGTGACCGGATTCTGAGAATTCTGCGATACCCGCGCTACATCTACACTGCGAAAACCCTGTATGGGGACACTGGAGAGCTAATCATAGAGGAGCTACTACAGAGAGGTCACATGACCATGAGCAGCACGGTTAAAACCGTCGCTGACCGTCTAACGCAGAACATGGAGG ATGGTCGCAGCATGGATTACAATGACGTTTCTAATTCTTTCTCCAATCTGGTGGAGACCCATTTTCTTCAGCGATGCCCTCCACCGCCCAGAGCAGGGCCAAAAGAGAGCGCCACTCCAGCCCCCCCACCAGTCCCTGGTACTCCTACTCCCCCCATCAGCACCACCCTGCCCACAGCGGAGAGCTTCCCCGACTGCTACAAAGTGCCTCACGTGACACTCATAGGGAGAGGCAAACGCCCACTCTCCAGTGAGGATGTAGATGACCAAAGAAATGCAAAGAAAGCTAAGATGGATTCAGAG ACACATGGTGATGAGGGGATTTGCTGGCAGGTGAATTTTGAGAGGTTTCATCTCCACTTCAGAGACCAGGCCATCATCAGCGCTGTAGCCAACAAACTGGACCAG ACTAGCAGTGAGATAGTGCGGACTATGCTGAGGATGAGTGAGGTGACGACCTCGCCCTCAGCCACCTGCACAAAGCCCCTCTCAGCCAATGAGATCTTCAGGTCACTGCCCACCAACTACAACATCGCCAGGCCCATCTTAGACCAGTACCTCACTCTACTGGTTGATGACCCG ATGGAGTTTGTTGGGAAGGCTGGTGAAAGTGGAGGAGGGATGTATGTTGTCA ATATGCACAGAGCGCTGGCCAATCTGGCGCGAGCCACGCTTGAGTCTGTCGTTCAGGAGAG ATTTGGCTCCCGATCAGCCCGCATCTTCCGCTTGTTGCTAAGGAAACGTCACCTGGAGCAGAAGCAGGTGGAGGATTTTGCTATGATTCCAGCCAAAGAGGCTAAAGACATGCTCTACTCGCTGCTCTCACAGAACCTGGTCCAACTACAG GAAGTCCCAAAGACTCCTGACTACGCTCCCTCTCGTACCTTCTATCTTTACACCGTCAACCAACTCCCCACTGCGAGAATGCTGCTTCAGAACTGCTACAAG ACAGTTGCCAACCTCATAGAGCGCCGCCTGTATGAGTCCAAAGAGAGCAA GCGTCTGCTGGAGAAATCCCAGCGAATCGAAGCCATCCTGGCCTCTCTGCAGGCCAGCGGGGCGGAGCCTGAGCAGCTGACGGAGGTGGAGGAGATGATCACTGCTCCTGAAAAACAACAGCTGGATGCCTTACGGCTTCATATCAACAA GTTAGACTCGGCAGAGAACCAGGTAGATGAAACCATCTTTCTTATAGAGTCCTACGTCAACTCCACCACAACCACAAGTTGA